In Hwangdonia lutea, a single window of DNA contains:
- a CDS encoding sigma-70 family RNA polymerase sigma factor has product MPNHQINPNKWIDLYADYLFNYTITRVSEREIAQDLVQDTFLAALKSMKNFKGEASERTWLISILKRKIIDHYRKINSKKGKAEVRITYNDDSETEGDWLEERVADPFDKTAEDTLQNAELGNAIHNCLGKLPPKQAEVFKMKTIQGFETEVICNELNITASNLWVIIHRARTAMADCLKDNWF; this is encoded by the coding sequence ATGCCCAACCATCAAATAAATCCGAATAAGTGGATTGACTTATACGCAGACTACTTATTTAACTACACCATTACCAGAGTTAGCGAACGAGAAATTGCTCAGGACTTGGTGCAGGATACTTTTTTGGCGGCCTTAAAGTCAATGAAAAACTTTAAGGGTGAAGCGAGCGAACGCACTTGGCTTATTTCAATTTTAAAACGAAAAATTATAGATCACTATCGTAAAATAAATTCTAAAAAAGGAAAGGCAGAAGTGCGCATTACGTATAACGACGACTCTGAAACCGAAGGCGATTGGTTGGAAGAACGCGTTGCCGACCCCTTTGATAAAACAGCTGAAGACACCTTACAAAATGCCGAATTAGGCAATGCGATACACAACTGTTTGGGCAAGTTACCACCAAAACAAGCTGAAGTTTTTAAAATGAAAACCATTCAGGGTTTTGAAACTGAAGTTATTTGTAATGAACTAAACATTACAGCGTCTAACCTTTGGGTAATCATTCATAGAGCACGTACGGCTATGGCAGATTGCTTAAAAGATAATTGGTTTTAA
- a CDS encoding TIGR01777 family oxidoreductase produces MKKIIIAGGTGFLGQVLENYLNTKGYKIKILTRHPKKENDVFWNAKHLGNWINELENADVLINLTGKSVDCRYNEKNKKLIYDSRIDATNILGLAINRCENPPKIWINSSTATIYKHSLYKEMTEDKGEIGNDFSMNIAKSWEEAFYGISNVNTRKIALRTSIVLGKNGGALIPLKKLTKFGLGGKQGHGNQKVSWIHELDFARAVEFLILSKSLKGNFNLSVPKPTDNLMLMKTLRKIMTMPIGIPHPKWLLSFGAKLIGTETELVLKSRNVIPKRLLDSGFTFKYANIKDALQDLIKN; encoded by the coding sequence ATGAAAAAAATTATTATCGCTGGAGGAACCGGGTTTTTGGGGCAGGTTTTAGAAAATTATTTAAACACAAAAGGATATAAAATTAAAATACTTACAAGACATCCTAAAAAAGAAAACGATGTATTTTGGAATGCTAAACATTTAGGTAATTGGATAAATGAGCTTGAAAATGCTGATGTATTAATAAACCTAACAGGAAAATCTGTTGATTGTAGGTATAATGAAAAGAATAAAAAACTTATTTACGATTCAAGAATAGATGCTACAAATATTCTTGGGTTAGCAATTAATCGTTGTGAAAATCCACCAAAAATCTGGATTAATTCATCGACTGCAACCATTTATAAGCATTCATTATACAAAGAAATGACAGAAGATAAAGGAGAAATTGGGAACGATTTTTCAATGAATATTGCTAAATCTTGGGAGGAAGCATTCTATGGTATTTCAAATGTTAACACCCGAAAAATAGCATTGAGAACCTCGATTGTTTTGGGTAAAAATGGCGGTGCTTTAATTCCGCTTAAAAAATTAACCAAATTTGGATTAGGTGGAAAACAAGGTCATGGCAATCAAAAAGTAAGTTGGATACACGAATTGGATTTTGCTAGAGCAGTTGAATTTTTAATTCTGAGTAAAAGTTTAAAAGGAAATTTCAATTTATCTGTTCCAAAACCAACAGACAATTTAATGCTTATGAAAACATTACGAAAAATAATGACAATGCCCATTGGAATACCCCACCCAAAATGGTTACTCAGCTTTGGTGCAAAATTAATAGGAACAGAAACCGAATTGGTTTTAAAAAGCAGAAACGTTATCCCAAAAAGATTATTAGATTCTGGCTTTACTTTTAAATATGCAAACATTAAAGATGCTTTACAGGATTTAATTAAAAATTAA
- a CDS encoding GbsR/MarR family transcriptional regulator, producing the protein MDYEEAKIKFISTWGSLGTLWGINKAMAQIQALLFISTKPLSMEDIMEDLKISRGNTSMNLRQLIDWGIVTKELIPGERKEYFSTEKDVQELARHIAKERSRREIKPVIKILKDVSSIKDDGTAKTKELIKQTQALHDLAETADAMMNKIVNQEQNWITKSLLKLIK; encoded by the coding sequence ATGGATTACGAAGAAGCCAAAATTAAATTTATAAGTACTTGGGGTAGTTTGGGCACACTTTGGGGCATAAATAAAGCCATGGCTCAAATACAAGCGTTGCTTTTTATTTCTACTAAACCACTATCGATGGAAGACATTATGGAAGATCTTAAAATTTCTCGTGGTAACACAAGTATGAATCTTCGTCAGTTGATTGATTGGGGCATTGTTACCAAAGAATTAATTCCTGGAGAGCGTAAAGAATATTTTTCAACCGAAAAAGATGTACAAGAATTAGCGCGACATATTGCAAAAGAACGCAGCCGAAGAGAAATAAAACCCGTTATAAAAATTTTAAAAGACGTAAGCTCCATAAAAGACGATGGCACAGCAAAAACTAAAGAACTTATTAAACAAACCCAGGCCTTGCACGACTTAGCAGAAACCGCAGATGCGATGATGAACAAGATTGTAAACCAAGAACAAAATTGGATTACTAAATCATTACTTAAACTGATAAAATAA